A genomic segment from Gaiellales bacterium encodes:
- a CDS encoding histidine kinase dimerization/phospho-acceptor domain-containing protein, whose product MGHTEQPDLAHRLRTPLAVIVGYIEILALRDHDGENAEILDHLREAAADLGTEIDAVVAADSASHSVPGADRGR is encoded by the coding sequence ATGGGTCACACGGAGCAGCCGGACCTGGCGCACCGTCTGCGGACGCCGCTCGCCGTGATCGTCGGGTACATCGAGATCCTCGCCCTGCGCGACCACGACGGCGAGAACGCGGAGATCCTCGACCACCTGCGCGAGGCGGCCGCCGACCTCGGGACGGAGATCGACGCGGTCGTCGCGGCCGACTCGGCATCCCACAGCGTGCCCGGCGCAGACCGCGGCCGCTGA
- a CDS encoding ankyrin repeat domain-containing protein — MGEGTAAADARQMIEAAEAGDAAGVERLIGESPDLASARGPDGISAILRARYHGHAWIAERLADAVSELDMFEAAALGRAGRVAEVVRADPAAVRAEAPDGFTALHLAAFFGQLEVAAVLLEHGAPVDAQAGNPTRVQPLHSAAAGGHAAIVALLLERGADPDARQQGGFAPLHSAAARGDQVTGRLLLDHGATPDFRADDGRRPIDLAPAGDGIRALLGG; from the coding sequence GTGGGGGAGGGGACAGCCGCGGCGGACGCGCGGCAGATGATCGAGGCGGCCGAGGCCGGCGACGCGGCGGGTGTGGAGCGGCTCATCGGCGAGAGCCCCGACCTGGCCTCCGCCCGCGGCCCGGACGGGATCTCCGCCATCCTGCGCGCGCGCTACCACGGCCACGCCTGGATCGCCGAGCGGCTCGCCGATGCCGTGTCCGAGCTCGACATGTTCGAGGCTGCCGCGCTGGGCCGCGCCGGGCGGGTCGCCGAGGTCGTGCGCGCCGATCCGGCCGCCGTCCGGGCCGAGGCGCCCGATGGCTTCACTGCGCTTCACCTGGCCGCGTTCTTCGGCCAGCTCGAGGTGGCTGCCGTGCTGCTCGAGCACGGCGCTCCGGTGGACGCACAGGCGGGCAACCCGACCCGGGTGCAGCCGCTGCACTCCGCCGCGGCCGGCGGGCACGCCGCCATCGTGGCGCTCCTGCTCGAGCGCGGCGCCGATCCGGACGCCCGCCAGCAGGGCGGCTTCGCGCCGCTGCACTCGGCGGCGGCGCGGGGCGATCAGGTGACGGGGCGGCTGCTGCTCGACCATGGCGCCACCCCCGACTTCCGCGCCGACGACGGCCGCCGGCCCATCGACCTCGCGCCGGCCGGCGACGGCATCCGCGCGCTGCTCGGCGGCTAG
- a CDS encoding GNAT family N-acetyltransferase, producing MTAAVEVRALRPLDGPACDAIVASLPYHFGVESGREACAAAVRREEGLAALAGGEIAGFLTWRPWYRASREITWMAVHANRRGEGIGRALLDHLAAESAAHARYLVVTTLSEATPEPGVADGYARTRRFYESNGFEPVWDPDGWWNEANQAVVMVRSLD from the coding sequence GTGACCGCCGCGGTCGAGGTGCGCGCCCTGCGGCCGCTGGACGGGCCCGCCTGCGACGCCATCGTCGCGTCGCTGCCCTACCACTTCGGCGTGGAGTCGGGCCGCGAGGCGTGTGCCGCCGCCGTGCGCCGCGAGGAGGGCCTGGCCGCGCTCGCGGGCGGCGAGATCGCCGGGTTCCTCACCTGGCGGCCGTGGTACCGGGCGAGCCGCGAGATCACCTGGATGGCCGTCCACGCCAACCGCCGCGGCGAGGGCATCGGCCGGGCGCTGCTCGACCATCTGGCCGCCGAGAGCGCGGCGCACGCCCGCTACCTGGTGGTCACGACGCTGTCCGAGGCGACGCCGGAGCCGGGCGTCGCCGACGGCTACGCCCGCACCCGCCGGTTCTACGAGAGCAACGGGTTCGAGCCCGTGTGGGACCCGGACGGCTGGTGGAACGAGGCCAACCAGGCCGTCGTCATGGTGCGCAGCCTGGATTGA
- a CDS encoding DoxX family protein has product MTLGLLILRVVMGLTLAAHGSQKLFGWFEGPGRAGTTGMFTKLGFRWPTTMALLAGAAEFFGGLLFALGLLTPFAAIALVVVMLNAIITVHWPKGFFVTAGGYEYNLMVIAIATGVSAIGPGTDSLDNALGIAGSLSGAWWAPIVIVVAAVISVATTTLGREHSMLSGHPAS; this is encoded by the coding sequence GTGACTCTCGGACTACTCATTCTCAGGGTCGTCATGGGCCTGACCCTGGCGGCGCACGGCTCGCAGAAGCTCTTCGGCTGGTTCGAGGGCCCGGGCCGGGCCGGGACCACGGGCATGTTCACGAAGCTCGGCTTCCGCTGGCCCACGACGATGGCGCTGCTCGCCGGCGCGGCCGAGTTCTTCGGCGGCCTGCTTTTCGCGCTCGGCCTGCTGACGCCGTTCGCCGCGATCGCCCTCGTCGTCGTGATGCTGAACGCGATCATCACCGTCCACTGGCCGAAGGGCTTCTTCGTCACCGCCGGCGGCTACGAGTACAACCTCATGGTCATCGCAATCGCCACCGGCGTCTCGGCGATCGGGCCGGGCACGGACTCGCTCGACAACGCCTTGGGCATCGCCGGCTCGCTCTCCGGCGCGTGGTGGGCGCCGATCGTGATCGTCGTCGCCGCGGTCATCTCGGTCGCGACGACCACGCTCGGTCGTGAGCACTCCATGCTCAGCGGCCATCCTGCGTCCTAA
- a CDS encoding enoyl-CoA hydratase-related protein, with protein sequence MEVEVARRGAVLTITLNRPDVLNAFDEAMHDGLRAALAEAGDDAVRAVVITGAGRGFCVGQDVAALTSPEAVGALLRGRFHPNILALRALRKPVIAAVNGAAAGAGLALASACDVRICARSAVFVPAFVRIGLVPDSGATYFLSRILGPARALEWMASGRRLSADDALASGLVSEVVEPGDLPGRSDALADELAALPTAAIALHKQLFDRAPANTLAEQLELEASLQTAAAGTADFAEGVAAFREKRAPRFRGA encoded by the coding sequence GTGGAGGTCGAGGTCGCCCGCCGCGGGGCGGTGCTCACCATCACGCTGAACCGGCCAGACGTGCTGAACGCCTTCGACGAGGCGATGCACGACGGCCTGCGGGCGGCGCTCGCCGAGGCCGGCGACGACGCCGTGCGAGCGGTCGTCATCACGGGCGCGGGCCGCGGGTTCTGCGTCGGCCAGGACGTCGCGGCGCTCACGTCGCCCGAGGCGGTGGGCGCGCTGCTGCGCGGCCGCTTCCACCCGAACATCCTCGCGCTGCGAGCGCTCCGAAAGCCGGTGATCGCCGCGGTCAACGGCGCCGCCGCCGGCGCGGGGCTGGCCCTCGCCTCAGCCTGCGACGTGCGCATCTGCGCCCGCTCGGCGGTCTTCGTGCCGGCCTTCGTGCGCATCGGGCTCGTGCCCGACTCGGGCGCGACGTACTTCCTGAGCCGCATCCTCGGCCCCGCGCGGGCGCTCGAATGGATGGCGTCGGGACGCCGGCTCTCGGCCGACGACGCGCTCGCGTCTGGCCTCGTGTCCGAGGTGGTGGAGCCCGGCGATCTGCCCGGACGGTCGGACGCCCTGGCGGACGAGCTGGCGGCGCTGCCGACTGCGGCGATCGCGCTGCACAAGCAGCTGTTCGACCGGGCGCCGGCGAACACGCTCGCCGAGCAGCTCGAGCTGGAGGCCTCGCTGCAGACCGCGGCTGCGGGCACGGCCGACTTCGCCGAGGGCGTGGCCGCGTTTCGCGAGAAGCGGGCGCCGCGCTTCCGCGGCGCCTAG
- a CDS encoding alpha/beta hydrolase, with protein MTGPVHVTVWGDGRTPAPRAVLVHGTMTWGTDEYGFAAQRPLAEMAELWVVDRRGFGASPDVGRSDYELDAADVAGLMAGGAHLVGHSYGGVVAMLAAARRPGDVRSLALIEPAAHRAAAGDAVVAAALARMRAAIAQASATTPREWLRASTEAVGMPPLDPTPARLRAAATAMRERPCWEADVSLDALAAGPYPKVVICGTWETAPAAYREAAGDALMACAAVVAREIRADVLRVEGASHWPHAERPGVVNAALRRLWRRAAG; from the coding sequence GTGACCGGGCCTGTCCACGTCACCGTGTGGGGCGACGGGCGCACGCCCGCGCCGCGCGCGGTGCTCGTCCACGGCACGATGACGTGGGGCACGGACGAGTACGGCTTCGCCGCGCAGCGGCCCCTGGCCGAGATGGCCGAGCTCTGGGTCGTCGACCGGCGCGGCTTCGGGGCGAGCCCGGACGTCGGCCGGAGCGACTACGAGCTCGACGCGGCGGACGTCGCCGGCCTCATGGCGGGCGGCGCGCATCTGGTCGGGCACTCCTATGGCGGCGTCGTTGCGATGCTGGCCGCCGCGAGGCGGCCCGGCGACGTTCGCTCGCTGGCGCTGATCGAGCCCGCCGCGCACCGGGCCGCGGCCGGCGACGCCGTGGTGGCCGCCGCGCTCGCGCGGATGCGCGCGGCGATCGCGCAGGCGTCCGCGACGACCCCGCGCGAATGGCTCCGGGCCTCCACCGAGGCGGTCGGCATGCCGCCGCTCGATCCGACGCCGGCCCGTCTGCGGGCCGCCGCGACGGCGATGCGGGAACGCCCGTGCTGGGAGGCGGACGTCTCGCTGGACGCGCTCGCCGCCGGCCCCTACCCGAAGGTCGTGATCTGCGGGACGTGGGAGACCGCTCCGGCCGCCTACCGCGAGGCGGCGGGGGACGCGCTCATGGCGTGCGCGGCGGTCGTCGCGCGGGAGATCCGGGCGGACGTCCTGCGCGTGGAGGGCGCGTCGCACTGGCCGCATGCCGAACGGCCCGGGGTGGTCAACGCCGCCCTGCGCCGCCTCTGGCGCCGCGCCGCGGGCTGA
- a CDS encoding DUF3303 family protein: MRYMVIETFTQGARPVYERARDRGRMLPDGLEYVESWVTEGLGGCFQLMETDDPALFDTWTARWADLAEFEIVPVLASADAAAQALR; the protein is encoded by the coding sequence ATGCGCTACATGGTGATCGAGACGTTCACGCAGGGCGCGCGGCCCGTGTACGAGCGGGCCCGCGACCGCGGCCGGATGCTGCCGGACGGGCTCGAGTACGTCGAGAGCTGGGTGACGGAGGGGCTCGGAGGCTGCTTCCAGCTGATGGAGACCGACGACCCGGCGCTGTTCGACACGTGGACGGCACGGTGGGCCGACCTCGCCGAATTCGAGATCGTGCCAGTGCTGGCGTCGGCCGACGCGGCCGCGCAGGCGCTGCGGTGA